In the Flagellimonas sp. HMM57 genome, one interval contains:
- the rsmG gene encoding 16S rRNA (guanine(527)-N(7))-methyltransferase RsmG, translating to MNADLVFNYFTSLTNVQKEHFIALEALYQDWNKKINVVSRKDIDELYLRHVLHSLGIAKIQQFNEGASILDVGTGGGFPGIPLAILFPETQFTLVDAIGKKIKVVQEVIDGLQLKNITAIHTRVEDLDGKFDFIVSRAVAAMPTFVRWTKGKIKKESAHERKNGILYLKGGDLTEELKDYRTVQIFDLNEYFKEAFFETKKVVYLPLK from the coding sequence ATGAATGCAGATTTGGTCTTCAATTATTTTACGAGCCTCACCAATGTCCAAAAAGAGCATTTTATTGCTTTAGAGGCTTTGTATCAAGATTGGAACAAAAAAATAAATGTAGTATCAAGAAAAGATATTGATGAATTGTATCTACGGCATGTATTACATTCCTTGGGTATCGCAAAAATTCAACAGTTTAACGAAGGTGCTTCAATTTTGGATGTGGGCACTGGGGGAGGTTTTCCGGGAATTCCTTTGGCGATTCTATTTCCCGAAACCCAATTCACCCTTGTAGATGCTATAGGGAAAAAAATAAAGGTGGTGCAAGAGGTCATTGATGGCCTTCAACTCAAGAATATTACTGCAATACATACAAGGGTCGAGGATTTGGACGGTAAGTTCGATTTTATTGTTAGTAGGGCGGTTGCGGCGATGCCAACATTTGTGCGTTGGACGAAAGGAAAAATAAAAAAAGAGTCTGCCCATGAACGAAAAAATGGTATTCTTTATTTAAAGGGTGGGGATTTGACCGAGGAATTAAAGGATTACCGAACGGTTCAGATTTTTGATTTAAACGAATATTTTAAAGAAGCGTTTTTTGAAACAAAAAAAGTGGTGTACTTGCCCTTAAAATAG
- a CDS encoding alpha-amylase domain-containing protein, which produces MLWKTNPEDAVTFVANHDTDREPVIEQEHKLFAYSYILTHPGYPTIFYLDYENEAFKEKLNQLILINRTIASGELEVLYADEDEYIAARKGEGENPGLVLYINTNGLELNRQVTTHWNEADLHDYTGGITSSISTDSSGDVTLKVPANGIAVWSIK; this is translated from the coding sequence ATGCTGTGGAAAACCAATCCAGAAGATGCAGTAACCTTTGTTGCTAATCACGATACGGATAGAGAGCCTGTAATAGAGCAAGAACATAAACTTTTTGCGTATTCCTACATCTTGACCCATCCCGGTTACCCTACAATTTTCTATTTAGACTATGAGAATGAAGCGTTTAAAGAAAAGTTGAACCAGCTTATTCTCATCAACCGTACCATTGCTTCAGGTGAATTGGAAGTATTGTATGCTGATGAAGACGAATACATCGCGGCGAGAAAGGGAGAAGGGGAAAATCCAGGTCTTGTGCTGTATATAAATACCAATGGATTGGAATTGAACAGACAAGTAACAACGCACTGGAACGAAGCTGACCTCCACGATTACACAGGAGGAATTACATCATCTATTTCTACTGATTCAAGTGGCGATGTAACCTTAAAAGTACCAGCAAATGGCATAGCCGTTTGGTCAATAAAATAA
- a CDS encoding acyl-CoA desaturase: MEKDTIRFSRKDSAQFFRTLNKRVNQYFSDNKIKKTGNWKLHLKTIVMFAVFLTPYFLMLTLNLPFWGYLLLSITMGVGMAGVGMNVMHDGNHGSYSNKKWVNKLMGGSIYILAGNVYNWQVQHNVLHHTYTNIHEHDEDMEAGRILRFSEHAEWRKHHKFQHFYSIFLYGLLTFNWAITTDFQQMYRYMKRKLSYGKLPNPVINWSTLVITKVIYITIWIVLPLIFVDIAWWQVLLGFFIMHYVAGVILSVVFQLAHIVDHADTPLPDENGTMKNTWAIHQLATTVNFGTKNRIVNWFTGGLNHQVEHHIFPNISHIHYTNISKIVKQTAREFNLPYHEYQTTRKAIISHFKHLKELGKNPALQYQ; the protein is encoded by the coding sequence ATGGAAAAGGATACCATCCGATTTTCAAGAAAAGATTCAGCACAATTTTTTAGAACACTTAACAAGAGAGTAAACCAGTATTTTAGTGATAATAAGATAAAGAAAACAGGAAATTGGAAACTTCACCTTAAAACTATTGTGATGTTTGCCGTTTTCTTAACCCCATACTTCTTAATGTTGACCTTGAACCTTCCTTTTTGGGGTTATTTATTATTGTCCATCACTATGGGCGTAGGTATGGCCGGTGTTGGAATGAATGTCATGCACGATGGCAATCACGGGTCATATTCCAACAAAAAATGGGTGAACAAATTAATGGGAGGCAGCATCTATATTTTGGCAGGCAATGTCTACAATTGGCAGGTACAGCACAATGTTTTGCACCACACGTACACCAACATCCATGAGCATGATGAAGACATGGAAGCAGGAAGGATACTGCGTTTTTCAGAGCATGCCGAATGGAGAAAACACCATAAATTCCAGCATTTCTATTCTATATTCCTATATGGATTGTTGACTTTTAACTGGGCCATCACAACCGATTTCCAGCAAATGTATCGGTATATGAAAAGAAAGTTATCCTACGGTAAGCTTCCCAATCCGGTTATAAATTGGAGTACTCTGGTTATCACAAAGGTAATTTACATCACCATTTGGATCGTACTTCCTCTCATATTTGTAGATATTGCCTGGTGGCAGGTATTACTTGGATTTTTCATCATGCATTATGTTGCCGGGGTCATATTGAGTGTTGTATTTCAATTGGCACATATTGTTGACCATGCAGACACACCCCTCCCCGATGAAAATGGAACCATGAAAAATACTTGGGCCATTCATCAACTGGCAACAACGGTAAATTTTGGCACTAAAAATAGGATTGTGAATTGGTTCACAGGTGGTTTGAACCATCAAGTGGAGCATCATATTTTCCCAAATATCAGTCACATTCATTATACAAACATTTCTAAAATTGTAAAACAGACTGCCAGAGAGTTTAATTTGCCTTATCATGAGTACCAAACTACCAGAAAGGCCATTATTTCACACTTCAAACATTTAAAAGAACTGGGGAAAAATCCAGCGCTACAATACCAGTAA
- a CDS encoding alpha-amylase family glycosyl hydrolase translates to MKDLIYSFFGFRIYLFNKGILALCFILLVSCSDAFNQPTGLVENASTGDNAISEGRDLTAFLNGNGVMMQAFYWDVEPRFEWWDLIADKTDEWAAAGIDRIWLPPASKGQAGGFSMGYDPSDYYDLGEYFQHETLETRFGSREELDNLIAKAHENNIEVIADIVMGHNSGGGLEYNPYRDKDTYTLFNEENGNASGLFNRNYEDFHPNSVRESDEEALFFEEQDLSHVRENVQNWLWKFDNSVAKYYKNTVGFDGWRFDYVKSFSAEYVDAWVSEVGGWSVGEFFDGNANLVREWVAASGVSAFDFPCLFQMRDAFQRNDLTILQNATCCGKPIQKMQ, encoded by the coding sequence ATGAAAGATTTGATATATTCTTTTTTTGGTTTTCGGATATACCTTTTCAATAAAGGAATCCTAGCTTTATGCTTTATCTTATTGGTTTCATGCTCCGATGCCTTTAATCAACCCACTGGTTTGGTTGAAAATGCCTCAACAGGAGATAATGCAATATCAGAAGGCCGTGATTTAACGGCTTTCCTTAACGGAAATGGTGTAATGATGCAAGCGTTTTATTGGGATGTGGAACCACGCTTTGAGTGGTGGGACCTTATTGCCGATAAAACCGATGAGTGGGCAGCAGCAGGTATTGACAGAATCTGGTTGCCCCCAGCATCTAAAGGCCAAGCCGGTGGGTTTTCAATGGGGTATGACCCTTCCGATTATTATGATTTAGGAGAATACTTTCAACACGAAACATTGGAAACCAGGTTTGGTTCCCGTGAAGAATTGGACAATCTTATTGCCAAAGCGCATGAGAACAATATCGAAGTAATTGCCGATATTGTTATGGGTCATAATAGCGGTGGTGGTTTGGAATACAATCCATACAGGGATAAGGATACCTATACACTTTTTAACGAAGAGAACGGAAATGCTTCTGGACTGTTCAATAGAAATTATGAGGATTTCCATCCAAATAGTGTACGCGAAAGCGATGAAGAGGCACTGTTTTTTGAAGAACAGGATTTATCCCATGTTCGAGAAAACGTTCAAAATTGGTTATGGAAATTTGATAATTCCGTAGCCAAGTACTACAAAAATACCGTTGGTTTTGATGGCTGGCGTTTTGACTACGTTAAAAGCTTCAGTGCAGAATATGTAGATGCTTGGGTAAGCGAAGTTGGTGGGTGGTCCGTAGGCGAATTTTTCGATGGAAACGCCAATCTCGTTAGGGAATGGGTTGCTGCTTCCGGAGTGAGTGCATTCGATTTTCCATGCCTTTTCCAGATGCGTGATGCCTTTCAGCGAAATGATCTCACTATTCTACAGAATGCGACATGCTGTGGAAAACCAATCCAGAAGATGCAGTAA
- a CDS encoding pyridoxal phosphate-dependent aminotransferase, whose protein sequence is MSDQLSERINNLVPSATLEMAAKARELRASGKDIIGLSLGEPDFNTPDYIKDAAIQAVKDGYNSYTPVDGYVELKDAIITKFKRDNDLSYERSQIVVSTGAKQALYNVAQACLNQGDEVILPCPYWVSYSDIVKLSDGIPVEVKTSIENDFKMTPQQLEAAITPKTKMLWYSSPCNPSGSIYSKEELRGLADVLKKYPQIIVVSDEIYEHINYGVTAHASMAAFEDMYDRTVTVNGVAKAFAMTGWRIGYIGAPSFIARACNKLQGQVTSGANCIAQRAVITALLESPSRVQYMVDEFKNRRKLILELLNNIDGFKCNEPEGAFYVYPDVTAFFGKTFNGKTINNASDFAMYLLEEANVATVTGDAFGNGNSIRISYAASVEDIKEAISRIANAVT, encoded by the coding sequence ATGAGCGACCAACTTTCTGAAAGAATCAATAACCTTGTTCCTTCGGCAACCCTTGAAATGGCTGCAAAAGCCAGAGAACTTAGAGCATCGGGAAAAGATATTATTGGCTTAAGTTTAGGCGAGCCAGATTTTAATACTCCTGATTATATAAAGGATGCCGCTATACAAGCTGTAAAAGATGGTTACAATTCTTACACTCCCGTAGATGGTTACGTAGAATTAAAAGATGCCATTATCACAAAGTTCAAAAGAGATAATGACCTAAGCTATGAACGCTCACAAATCGTTGTTTCCACTGGTGCAAAACAGGCGCTTTACAACGTAGCACAGGCCTGCTTAAACCAAGGGGATGAAGTAATTTTACCTTGTCCATATTGGGTAAGCTACAGTGATATCGTTAAACTTTCTGATGGAATTCCCGTAGAAGTCAAAACTTCTATTGAAAATGACTTTAAAATGACGCCTCAGCAATTGGAAGCGGCAATCACACCAAAAACCAAAATGTTGTGGTACAGTTCGCCTTGCAACCCTAGTGGCTCTATCTACAGCAAAGAAGAGTTGAGGGGTTTGGCCGATGTCCTAAAAAAGTACCCTCAAATTATAGTGGTCAGTGATGAAATTTATGAACACATCAATTATGGGGTCACTGCACATGCGTCTATGGCAGCTTTTGAGGATATGTACGACCGTACGGTCACGGTAAATGGTGTTGCCAAAGCTTTTGCGATGACCGGATGGCGAATAGGTTATATTGGAGCCCCCAGTTTTATAGCAAGAGCCTGCAACAAGTTACAAGGTCAAGTTACAAGCGGCGCCAATTGTATTGCGCAACGTGCGGTAATCACTGCGTTATTGGAATCTCCAAGTCGTGTTCAATATATGGTGGATGAGTTTAAAAACCGTAGGAAACTGATTTTGGAACTATTGAACAATATCGACGGATTCAAATGCAATGAACCCGAAGGTGCTTTTTACGTTTACCCAGATGTTACTGCTTTTTTCGGAAAAACATTCAACGGCAAAACAATAAACAATGCATCTGACTTTGCCATGTATTTATTGGAGGAAGCCAATGTAGCAACCGTTACTGGTGATGCCTTTGGAAATGGGAATAGTATCCGTATTTCCTATGCTGCAAGTGTTGAAGACATCAAGGAAGCTATTTCTAGAATTGCTAACGCAGTGACATAA
- a CDS encoding RagB/SusD family nutrient uptake outer membrane protein, with the protein MKINNIYRLFFILIMATAINGCTDDLDNINTININSENAFDDPASYLQFLSKIYVGLSVTGQQGPSGQGDLIGFDEGNSQYMRTYFYLNEVTADAVKWRYDDAGLAELLVNEWTADNDVISVVYNRLVFQVTQANEFLRQTEQSVLDSRNVPADIQTEIGFYRAEARFLRALSYYHGLELFGGNIPFVTEEDLPGAFFPEQTNAVDLFNYIESELIEIADLLVPARQNDYGRADQAAAWTLLARLYLNAEVYIDENRYSDCREYCERIIAAGYTLEPNYNELFLSDNHTAEGIIFPVTHDGVETQSFGYMFIMVNGTLDANINASGDFGANTGGFAGLTCKENFVRLFEFPDDDPFQDSPDVRASFFFKDGHSLELTSPPTGSDFQEGFGYTKFRNLSSTGVPGQDNTYPDIDLPLFRLADVYLMYAEAVLRGGGGDQSTALTYVNEIRRRAYGDTSGNVASLSLQFILDERGRELGWEGYRRTDLVRFGQFTGNTYLWDWKGGLENGTSIPAHFDIFPIPAGDLNANPNLDQNPNY; encoded by the coding sequence ATGAAAATCAATAATATATATAGATTATTTTTTATCCTTATCATGGCTACCGCTATAAATGGTTGTACTGATGATTTGGACAATATCAACACCATCAACATCAATTCTGAAAATGCGTTTGATGACCCAGCAAGTTATTTACAGTTCCTCTCCAAAATCTATGTTGGTCTATCGGTCACAGGCCAACAAGGACCTTCTGGTCAAGGAGATTTAATTGGTTTCGATGAAGGTAACTCGCAATACATGCGTACGTACTTCTATTTAAACGAAGTTACCGCAGACGCCGTAAAATGGCGGTATGATGATGCAGGCCTTGCTGAATTGTTAGTAAACGAATGGACTGCTGACAATGACGTAATCTCCGTTGTTTACAACAGATTGGTTTTTCAGGTCACGCAGGCAAACGAATTTTTGAGACAGACTGAACAATCCGTTTTGGATAGCAGAAACGTTCCCGCGGATATTCAGACCGAAATAGGATTCTATCGTGCTGAAGCAAGGTTCCTAAGAGCTTTAAGTTATTATCACGGATTGGAGCTTTTTGGTGGGAACATTCCGTTTGTTACCGAAGAAGATCTACCTGGTGCATTTTTTCCTGAGCAGACAAACGCGGTTGACCTGTTCAATTATATTGAATCCGAACTAATTGAAATCGCCGACCTTTTAGTACCTGCTAGACAAAATGATTACGGAAGGGCAGATCAAGCCGCAGCATGGACATTATTGGCCAGATTGTACTTAAATGCCGAGGTCTATATCGACGAAAACAGATATAGTGACTGTCGAGAATATTGCGAGCGTATTATTGCGGCCGGTTATACGCTTGAACCAAATTATAATGAATTGTTCCTCTCGGATAACCATACCGCAGAAGGAATCATTTTTCCAGTAACCCATGATGGTGTAGAAACACAATCCTTTGGATACATGTTTATTATGGTCAATGGTACCTTGGATGCAAATATCAATGCATCTGGAGACTTTGGTGCCAATACTGGTGGATTTGCAGGACTTACTTGTAAGGAAAATTTTGTGCGTCTGTTCGAATTTCCAGATGATGACCCTTTTCAAGACAGTCCAGATGTGAGAGCTTCATTCTTCTTTAAGGATGGACATTCATTAGAATTAACCTCACCACCTACCGGAAGTGATTTCCAAGAAGGGTTTGGTTACACCAAGTTCCGAAACTTAAGCTCAACAGGAGTTCCTGGACAGGACAACACATATCCAGATATCGATTTGCCCCTATTCCGTTTGGCCGATGTCTATCTAATGTATGCAGAAGCAGTACTTAGAGGTGGTGGCGGAGATCAAAGTACAGCTTTAACATATGTAAATGAAATAAGACGAAGGGCATATGGGGATACTTCTGGCAATGTAGCTTCTTTGAGCCTTCAGTTTATCCTTGACGAGAGAGGCAGGGAACTTGGATGGGAAGGCTACCGAAGAACCGATTTGGTTCGCTTTGGACAGTTTACAGGCAACACCTATTTATGGGACTGGAAAGGCGGATTGGAAAACGGTACATCCATACCCGCTCACTTTGATATTTTTCCCATACCAGCTGGAGATTTGAATGCAAATCCCAATCTAGACCAAAATCCAAATTATTAA
- a CDS encoding SusC/RagA family TonB-linked outer membrane protein: MKILQKFLLVLLFGFPIGVLAQISVSGTVIDQTTGLPLPGASVVIKGTSTGTTTDFDGLYQITANTGDVLQFSYVGFSILELTVEGPTLDAALSEDTQMLDEIVVIGYGTTTKKDATGAVVGVTEKELNQGFIASPQDLLIGKAAGVNITTNGGAPGSGSQIRIRGGSSLDASNDPLIIIDGVPLDSPGLDEQRNSGSRNVFDFVNPNDISSFSILKDASATAIYGSRASNGVIIITTKKGKTGELKFSLNTSASVNTLSNTIEVFSADDYREIIADRFPNRVGDLGSANTNWQEQIFETALGSDTNFSVSGGIMGIPFRASVGYTQQDGILRSEALERTTASINLTPRLFDDKLKIELNARGAYTENNFADTGAINSALEFDPTQPVFDSSLPAGLFDYYEEDGSATTNTITNPVAQLTLRDNQAIARRFVGNAKFDYNLHFFPDITATLNLGIDKSIGDGTDFQPPTISSQLLEGGRTRTFEQDEENKLMDLYFKYAKNLDNIDSRLDLTAGYSYQNFYEDRMSVDLRGDGIGGPLVIKTILESNIQSFFGRFNYTFKDKYLLTLTYRRDGSSRFGGDNRWGNFPAAAFAWNVSDENFLKDSETLSNLKLRLGWGITGQQDVLQGTDTQPYLPQFSPSQNGASGQLGGFVTTLRAQPFDANIKWEETTTYNVGLDYGLFNDRITGAIELYYRETEDLLSTVNVAAGSNLTNRLPTNIGSLTNRGAEFFVNAAVFETEDFSWNLGFNLAYNENEVDRLFQTGNEPGTGIPVSGTSLIGIGGDDGAQWHIVGQPTRSYFVFEQVYDENGIPLEGVVRDLNNDGQINDLDRRAYKQSAPLVTLGLNSRFNYKQWDFSFSARANYGNYNYNGIDLNRGNFRNLNIGQDLRNVATSVLRSNFEGTRDEITFSDYYVQDASFIRMDNMTLGYTVDKLWKENTRMRIFSTLQNVFVITDYDGLDPEITNGIDNNVYPRPFTVQVGLSLDF; the protein is encoded by the coding sequence ATGAAAATACTACAAAAGTTTCTTCTAGTACTCTTATTTGGTTTTCCCATAGGTGTTTTGGCACAGATTTCTGTCTCTGGTACGGTAATCGACCAAACCACCGGACTTCCTCTACCAGGAGCAAGTGTGGTGATCAAGGGAACATCCACAGGTACTACGACAGATTTTGATGGACTTTACCAGATTACCGCCAATACAGGTGACGTACTACAATTTTCTTACGTTGGTTTCAGTATTTTGGAACTGACTGTGGAAGGACCAACGCTGGATGCCGCCCTATCGGAAGACACACAGATGTTGGATGAAATCGTGGTTATCGGTTACGGTACTACCACTAAAAAAGATGCAACCGGTGCCGTTGTCGGTGTAACCGAAAAAGAACTCAATCAAGGTTTTATTGCCTCGCCTCAAGATTTATTAATAGGTAAAGCTGCAGGGGTAAACATTACCACTAATGGTGGTGCTCCAGGTAGTGGCAGCCAGATACGGATTAGGGGTGGTTCTTCTTTGGATGCCAGCAATGACCCTTTGATCATTATTGATGGGGTGCCGCTGGATAGCCCAGGTCTAGATGAACAACGAAACTCAGGTTCCAGAAACGTTTTCGATTTCGTAAACCCAAACGATATTAGCTCGTTCTCCATTTTGAAAGATGCTTCAGCCACTGCAATTTATGGATCAAGAGCATCGAATGGTGTTATCATCATTACCACTAAGAAAGGAAAGACAGGTGAGCTTAAATTCTCTCTTAATACTTCAGCTTCTGTAAACACGCTTAGCAACACTATAGAAGTTTTTAGCGCAGATGATTATCGTGAAATCATAGCGGACCGTTTTCCTAACCGAGTTGGGGATTTAGGTTCGGCCAACACAAACTGGCAAGAACAGATATTTGAAACGGCTTTAGGTTCTGACACAAATTTCAGTGTATCTGGTGGTATTATGGGAATTCCTTTTAGAGCTTCGGTCGGGTATACACAACAAGACGGTATCCTTAGGTCGGAAGCTCTTGAACGTACGACTGCATCTATAAATCTAACCCCACGACTTTTTGATGATAAATTGAAAATAGAATTGAATGCAAGAGGAGCCTATACGGAGAACAACTTTGCAGATACCGGTGCCATAAATAGTGCCTTAGAGTTTGACCCAACTCAACCTGTGTTTGATTCTTCGCTACCCGCTGGGCTTTTTGACTATTATGAAGAGGATGGATCGGCTACCACGAATACCATAACAAACCCTGTGGCACAATTGACGCTTAGGGACAATCAAGCCATTGCAAGAAGATTCGTGGGTAATGCCAAGTTTGATTACAACTTGCATTTCTTCCCAGATATTACAGCCACATTAAATTTAGGTATTGACAAGTCTATAGGTGATGGTACCGACTTTCAACCACCTACCATATCCTCGCAGTTATTGGAAGGTGGTAGAACGCGAACTTTTGAGCAAGATGAGGAAAACAAGTTGATGGATTTGTACTTCAAATATGCCAAGAATCTTGATAATATAGACTCACGTTTAGATCTTACGGCAGGTTACTCCTATCAAAATTTTTATGAAGACCGTATGAGTGTAGACTTAAGAGGTGATGGTATTGGAGGACCTTTGGTCATAAAAACAATTCTGGAGAGTAATATACAATCGTTTTTTGGTCGTTTTAACTACACGTTTAAAGACAAATACCTGCTTACCCTAACCTATAGAAGGGATGGTTCATCAAGATTTGGTGGGGACAATCGTTGGGGTAACTTCCCTGCAGCTGCCTTTGCTTGGAACGTTAGTGATGAAAATTTCTTAAAAGATTCCGAAACACTATCCAACTTAAAACTTAGATTAGGTTGGGGTATCACTGGTCAACAAGATGTGTTGCAAGGAACGGACACACAACCTTATCTTCCACAATTCTCACCAAGTCAAAATGGCGCTTCAGGGCAATTGGGCGGTTTTGTGACAACCTTACGTGCACAACCGTTCGATGCAAACATAAAATGGGAAGAGACGACAACTTATAATGTTGGATTGGATTATGGTCTGTTCAATGACCGAATCACAGGTGCTATAGAATTATATTACAGGGAAACAGAAGATTTATTAAGTACCGTAAACGTAGCGGCAGGTAGTAACCTCACCAACCGCTTACCAACAAACATAGGAAGTCTTACCAACAGGGGTGCAGAATTCTTCGTAAATGCTGCTGTATTCGAGACCGAAGATTTTTCTTGGAATCTTGGATTCAACCTTGCATACAATGAAAATGAAGTTGACCGCTTGTTCCAAACTGGAAACGAACCTGGAACTGGTATACCCGTTTCCGGTACATCGCTCATTGGAATTGGTGGAGATGATGGAGCGCAATGGCACATTGTTGGACAACCCACCAGAAGTTACTTTGTTTTTGAACAAGTTTACGATGAGAATGGAATCCCCTTGGAAGGAGTCGTAAGAGATTTGAACAATGATGGGCAAATCAACGATTTGGACAGAAGAGCTTACAAACAATCAGCACCATTGGTCACGCTGGGACTGAACAGTAGGTTCAATTACAAACAATGGGACTTTAGCTTTTCCGCGCGTGCCAATTATGGAAATTATAATTACAATGGTATTGACCTTAATAGAGGAAATTTCAGAAACCTTAATATAGGACAAGACTTGAGGAACGTGGCAACTTCGGTTCTGCGCTCAAATTTTGAAGGAACCAGAGATGAGATAACCTTCTCTGACTACTATGTGCAGGATGCTTCATTCATACGCATGGACAATATGACATTAGGATACACTGTAGACAAACTATGGAAAGAAAACACTCGGATGCGAATATTCAGCACCCTACAGAATGTATTTGTTATAACGGACTATGATGGACTTGACCCAGAAATCACAAATGGTATAGATAACAATGTTTACCCTAGACCTTTTACGGTACAAGTTGGATTATCATTGGACTTTTAA
- a CDS encoding SusE domain-containing protein: MKYLVKFLTLVLVFSIMGCDDDEPTIIASVVAPPTISSELNGSTVVLTEATSNNIAVTFTWSPADFDVTTVENYELLMGMAGNEFATQHSFGTTSNTFVSITAGDFNNLLADPDIFNQTVMRDADDNIIPAQMEAKVIASLGSLEMESDVITFSVVPFELSVPPPLEDFFVVGSFLAAGGYGIDWNAPDGVQIVATQDDDVNFEGFVYMPDDGSQFKFLPTNENFDGDYGDTGDTDGSFSGTLEQDGEVNCGTPDGTGGYYLIRMDIEGLTYSLEKTSWAITGEATPNGWPADEDPEGTADQDMTYDSATKTWVIDVNLVPGEFKFRANDAWDLNIGADNNGDGSLDFGGDNFSIDAGGNYRVVLDLSNSRQYTYSVTPN, translated from the coding sequence ATGAAATATTTAGTAAAATTTTTGACATTAGTTTTAGTTTTCTCCATCATGGGATGCGATGACGACGAACCTACAATAATAGCATCCGTAGTTGCACCACCAACCATTTCTTCCGAGTTAAATGGAAGTACGGTAGTATTGACCGAAGCAACTTCAAATAATATCGCAGTTACCTTCACGTGGTCGCCTGCAGATTTTGACGTTACAACGGTAGAAAATTATGAACTTTTGATGGGTATGGCCGGTAATGAGTTTGCCACCCAACATAGTTTTGGAACTACAAGCAATACCTTTGTATCCATAACCGCTGGTGATTTTAACAATCTGCTAGCTGACCCTGACATCTTTAACCAAACGGTAATGAGAGATGCTGATGACAATATCATTCCTGCGCAGATGGAAGCCAAGGTCATAGCCTCGCTTGGAAGTCTGGAAATGGAATCTGATGTCATCACATTCAGTGTAGTACCTTTTGAATTGAGCGTACCACCACCATTAGAAGACTTTTTTGTAGTAGGAAGTTTTCTTGCAGCAGGTGGTTACGGAATTGATTGGAACGCACCCGATGGCGTACAGATTGTAGCAACCCAAGATGATGATGTAAACTTTGAAGGTTTTGTATATATGCCAGATGACGGTTCTCAATTCAAGTTCTTACCTACCAATGAAAATTTTGATGGGGATTATGGCGACACCGGTGACACTGATGGATCATTTTCTGGTACTTTAGAGCAAGATGGAGAGGTAAACTGTGGCACACCAGATGGTACGGGAGGCTATTATCTTATCCGCATGGACATAGAAGGCTTGACCTATTCTTTAGAAAAAACTTCTTGGGCGATAACAGGAGAGGCAACACCAAATGGATGGCCAGCTGATGAAGACCCCGAGGGAACTGCAGACCAGGATATGACATATGACTCAGCTACTAAGACGTGGGTCATAGATGTGAATTTGGTACCTGGAGAATTTAAGTTTAGGGCAAATGATGCCTGGGACCTAAATATCGGAGCAGATAATAATGGTGATGGTTCTTTGGACTTTGGCGGTGACAACTTTAGTATCGATGCTGGTGGCAACTATAGAGTAGTACTAGATCTTAGCAATTCAAGACAGTACACCTATTCAGTAACGCCAAATTAA